In one Chitinophaga sancti genomic region, the following are encoded:
- a CDS encoding LLM class flavin-dependent oxidoreductase, translated as MEFGISTFGEVTPDHVPGRALNAHTRMQELLEEAKLSDEIGLDVFAVGEHHRPDFIISAPEVALGAIASVTKNIRLSSSVTVLSSADPVRTFQNFATLDLISNGRAEIMAGRGSFIESFPLFGYHLNDYDELFIEKLDMLTQINNNEVLSWQGKYRAPIRERGVYPRPYQDKLPIWLAIGGTPASAARAGRMGLGMTVAVLGGMPKQFLNIVKLFRQSGADAGHNPDTLPLAINSQMYIAGDSETAANEFWPTYEKLMNRVGEERGWSPITRGQYEYLRSPEGPLFVGSVQEVVDKIIYQSKLFNHTRFLAQIIKGELPHDKMLNSIELLGRKVVPAVRQQLQAKL; from the coding sequence ATGGAGTTCGGTATCAGCACATTTGGAGAAGTAACACCGGATCATGTACCAGGGAGGGCCCTCAATGCTCATACCCGGATGCAGGAATTATTGGAAGAAGCGAAACTATCCGACGAAATCGGATTGGATGTTTTTGCCGTTGGGGAACATCACCGGCCCGATTTTATCATTTCTGCACCAGAGGTTGCCCTGGGAGCCATTGCTTCCGTAACTAAAAACATCCGGCTTTCCAGTTCCGTTACCGTATTGAGTTCTGCCGACCCGGTAAGGACCTTTCAAAACTTTGCCACCCTGGACCTAATATCCAATGGCAGGGCAGAAATTATGGCCGGCAGGGGCTCTTTTATTGAGTCATTTCCGCTGTTTGGCTATCATTTAAATGATTATGATGAGCTGTTCATTGAAAAACTGGATATGCTCACCCAGATTAATAACAATGAGGTGCTCAGCTGGCAGGGTAAATACCGGGCACCCATCCGGGAAAGAGGCGTTTATCCCCGTCCTTACCAGGATAAACTGCCTATCTGGCTCGCTATCGGAGGCACTCCCGCATCCGCCGCCAGAGCCGGTAGAATGGGCCTGGGTATGACCGTAGCCGTATTAGGAGGCATGCCAAAGCAGTTCCTGAATATCGTGAAATTATTCCGTCAGTCTGGGGCGGATGCAGGTCATAACCCGGATACGCTGCCCCTGGCCATCAATAGCCAGATGTATATAGCCGGCGACTCTGAAACTGCCGCCAATGAATTCTGGCCCACTTACGAAAAACTTATGAACCGTGTGGGGGAAGAAAGGGGATGGTCACCTATTACCCGGGGCCAATATGAGTACTTGCGCTCTCCCGAAGGACCACTTTTTGTAGGTAGTGTACAGGAGGTGGTGGACAAAATCATCTATCAAAGTAAACTTTTCAATCATACCCGTTTCCTGGCTCAGATTATCAAAGGCGAGCTACCGCATGACAAAATGCTGAATTCCATTGAGTTACTGGGTCGAAAAGTAGTTCCTGCTGTTCGCCAGCAATTACAGGCTAAACTGTAA
- a CDS encoding PfkB family carbohydrate kinase has product MYDICCIGHITLDKVVTTRSVVHMPGGTSFYFSSAIRNMDVKYSMVTALAQKEMYIAEELRANGTEIVVLPSANTLYFENIYSENQDHRTQRVSQLADPFTPEQLSDINARFFHLGPLVADDIPVSVIRELAKKGKVSLDVQGYLRKVENEQVIHIDWPAKKEALQYVHILKANESEMEVLTGTSDVRKGAITLASWGVKEVIITLGSRGSVVYKDQNWYDIPAYIPTTSVVDATGCGDTYMAGYLSQRARNANPQDAGEFAAAMATLKIEGSGPFTGNAEDVTKFLAANHSYTFSLTA; this is encoded by the coding sequence ATGTATGACATTTGTTGTATAGGACATATTACATTAGATAAAGTAGTAACTACCCGCTCGGTGGTACATATGCCTGGTGGAACATCATTTTATTTCTCCAGTGCCATCCGGAATATGGATGTAAAATATTCAATGGTGACGGCACTCGCACAAAAAGAGATGTACATCGCCGAAGAACTGAGGGCTAATGGAACTGAAATTGTGGTACTGCCAAGTGCCAACACCCTTTACTTTGAGAACATTTACTCTGAAAATCAGGATCATAGAACTCAACGTGTAAGTCAGCTGGCAGATCCGTTCACACCGGAACAACTGTCTGATATCAACGCCCGTTTCTTTCACCTTGGCCCACTGGTAGCGGATGATATCCCGGTATCTGTAATCAGGGAACTGGCAAAGAAAGGGAAAGTGTCCCTGGATGTGCAGGGGTACCTGCGCAAGGTCGAAAATGAGCAGGTCATTCATATTGACTGGCCAGCAAAAAAAGAAGCTTTACAATATGTGCATATCCTGAAAGCGAATGAGTCTGAGATGGAGGTGCTGACAGGCACGAGTGATGTACGTAAAGGGGCGATCACCCTGGCGTCATGGGGCGTAAAAGAAGTGATCATTACCCTGGGCAGTAGAGGATCTGTGGTGTATAAAGACCAGAACTGGTATGATATTCCGGCTTATATCCCCACAACTTCTGTAGTAGACGCTACAGGTTGTGGCGATACTTATATGGCAGGCTATCTCTCCCAGCGTGCAAGGAATGCAAATCCACAGGACGCAGGAGAATTTGCAGCCGCGATGGCTACTTTAAAGATCGAAGGATCAGGGCCTTTTACCGGCAATGCGGAAGATGTGACGAAGTTCCTGGCAGCGAATCATAGTTATACATTTTCTTTGACCGCTTAA